In Paenibacillus kyungheensis, the following are encoded in one genomic region:
- a CDS encoding ABC transporter permease/substrate-binding protein: MNNIWEVMIQRQDQLLQALTQHILISFVALLCALIIAIPLGIYIARHLKISEGILGIAAVLQTIPSLALLGLLIPLLGIGIVPAIVAIVIYALLPILRNTYTGIRKVDPSLLEAADAMGMTPTKRLFKVELPLAMPVIMAGIRTAMVLIIGTTTLAALIGAGGLGDIILLGIDRNDTALLILGAVPAALLAIIFDVLLRVIEKRSFRQSIIWLSATALIVIAVSVIPLLNNTQKDLVIAGKLGAEPEILINMYKELIEQDTNLTVELKPGMGKTPFLFNALKNKNIDIYPEFTGTALAEFLKEDAVSTDSNQVYNQAKEGMAKKFNMDMLSPMEYNNTYTLAVPEAYAQQNNLENISDLQNVSSQVKVGFTREFADRNDGYVGMTKLYGFTFPNLQTMEPKLRYSAIASGDIQLMDAYSTDSELQRYKLKVLKDDKGLFPPYQGAPLMRDETLKQYPEVAEALDHLSGQITDDEMRKMNYQVDVEGKPASEVAKTFLQQKGLLK; encoded by the coding sequence ATGAATAATATATGGGAAGTAATGATTCAGCGGCAAGATCAGTTATTACAAGCATTGACTCAACATATACTTATTTCTTTTGTAGCTTTGTTATGTGCTTTAATTATTGCTATTCCGTTAGGCATTTATATCGCACGTCATTTGAAAATATCTGAAGGGATATTAGGTATTGCCGCTGTATTACAGACGATTCCTTCGCTTGCTTTGCTCGGTTTATTGATTCCGTTATTAGGGATCGGGATTGTACCTGCAATTGTAGCGATTGTAATATATGCGCTATTGCCGATTTTGCGTAATACATATACAGGTATCCGAAAAGTCGATCCTTCTTTATTAGAAGCGGCTGATGCGATGGGAATGACCCCGACAAAACGATTATTTAAAGTCGAATTGCCTTTAGCGATGCCTGTCATTATGGCGGGTATTCGGACAGCGATGGTACTTATTATCGGGACGACTACATTAGCAGCTTTGATCGGTGCAGGTGGATTAGGGGATATTATATTGCTCGGTATTGACCGTAACGATACAGCTTTGCTTATCTTGGGTGCGGTACCTGCGGCATTGTTAGCGATTATCTTTGATGTTCTGCTACGTGTGATCGAAAAAAGATCATTCCGTCAATCTATTATCTGGTTATCAGCTACAGCATTGATCGTGATTGCGGTAAGTGTAATTCCGTTACTGAATAATACGCAAAAAGATCTGGTGATTGCAGGTAAGCTTGGAGCAGAACCAGAAATTTTGATCAATATGTACAAAGAATTAATCGAACAAGATACCAATCTAACAGTTGAACTCAAGCCAGGAATGGGTAAAACACCATTTTTGTTTAACGCTCTAAAAAATAAAAATATCGATATTTATCCTGAATTTACAGGTACAGCGCTAGCTGAATTTTTGAAAGAAGATGCGGTAAGCACAGATAGCAATCAAGTATACAATCAAGCGAAAGAAGGAATGGCGAAAAAGTTCAATATGGATATGTTATCTCCGATGGAATATAACAATACGTATACTTTAGCGGTTCCTGAGGCTTATGCACAGCAGAATAATTTAGAAAATATTTCAGATCTTCAAAATGTATCATCACAAGTAAAAGTAGGTTTTACACGCGAATTTGCTGATCGTAATGATGGTTATGTAGGCATGACCAAGTTGTACGGATTTACATTTCCTAATTTGCAAACGATGGAACCGAAATTACGCTATAGTGCAATCGCGTCCGGTGATATTCAATTGATGGATGCTTATTCTACGGATAGTGAATTGCAACGATATAAGTTGAAAGTGCTCAAAGACGATAAAGGATTATTTCCACCTTATCAAGGTGCGCCATTGATGCGTGATGAGACATTGAAGCAATATCCAGAAGTAGCAGAAGCTTTAGATCATTTGTCCGGTCAGATTACAGATGATGAGATGCGCAAAATGAATTATCAAGTGGATGTTGAAGGGAAACCTGCATCCGAAGTAGCCAAAACGTTTTTACAGCAAAAAGGATTGTTGAAATAA
- a CDS encoding ATP-dependent DNA helicase has protein sequence MNTYPFTFDPGQPFIKQASDWIADVFYDILPEAGFEVRDEQIYMAFQLEKAYAEKKTIFAEAGVGTGKTLVYLLYAIAYARYTRKPAIIACADESLIEQLVKPEGDISKLAKHLNLVVDARLGKSPDQYICLNKLDVVRDDATESDVYRDIYAGLPEFVHYPDTMQSFYPYGNRKEYPELTDGEWNRIGWDVFQDCLVCPQRHRCGQTLSREHYRKSSDLIICSHDFYMEHVWTYDARKREGQLPLLPDHSSVVFDEGHLLETAAQNALTHKLKHSLFESIVVRLLEGEVRETLALAVEEVILESDILFEKLAKYSQPVPASDRKEINWNEDLMNQVGRVQAQIAVIEEELVFESALFTLDDYQLKIVEEHLEMIQIALNLCRKQDQLISWVTGEEADLTLVIMPKKVKEILNEKVFAKKMPVIFSSATLSVEGSFDYIAHSLGIDKYLAFSVASPYDYKEQMQANLMPVLPGVTTTSGASLGLLDLNAVNVQSERVLGLLDQSGGRALILFSSVEELAAFRQSTQNFTGYAKYRMLYEGSAEISHLISAFQQDETSVLCAVTLWEGLDIPGPSLSNVIVWSLPFPSNDPLFASRRAEAVNAFEEVDMPYMLLRLRQGMGRLIRSREDSGSVSIFGRELDQPDVRQAVEQLLP, from the coding sequence TTGAACACTTATCCATTTACATTTGATCCCGGACAACCATTTATTAAGCAGGCGAGTGATTGGATCGCGGATGTTTTTTATGATATTTTACCCGAAGCAGGTTTTGAGGTAAGAGACGAACAGATTTATATGGCTTTTCAATTGGAAAAAGCATATGCCGAAAAGAAAACTATTTTTGCAGAAGCGGGTGTAGGTACAGGGAAAACATTAGTCTACCTTTTATATGCTATTGCTTATGCTCGTTATACACGCAAGCCTGCTATTATCGCTTGTGCCGATGAGTCATTGATCGAACAGCTGGTCAAACCAGAAGGGGATATTAGCAAGCTTGCCAAGCATCTTAATCTGGTAGTAGATGCCCGTCTAGGGAAATCGCCGGATCAGTATATTTGCTTGAACAAACTGGATGTAGTACGTGATGATGCAACAGAAAGTGATGTATATCGCGATATTTATGCCGGTTTGCCAGAGTTTGTACATTACCCGGATACAATGCAATCTTTTTATCCATATGGTAACCGCAAAGAGTATCCTGAATTGACCGATGGCGAATGGAATCGAATAGGTTGGGATGTATTTCAAGATTGCCTGGTATGCCCGCAACGTCATCGCTGTGGTCAGACATTATCGCGTGAACATTACCGTAAATCGTCTGATTTGATTATTTGTTCACATGACTTTTATATGGAACATGTCTGGACATATGATGCTCGCAAACGGGAAGGGCAACTTCCTTTACTGCCTGATCACAGTTCAGTAGTATTTGATGAAGGTCATTTGCTAGAAACAGCAGCTCAAAATGCGTTAACACACAAGTTAAAACATTCTCTTTTTGAAAGTATTGTTGTGCGCTTGTTAGAAGGAGAAGTTCGTGAGACGTTAGCACTTGCAGTAGAAGAAGTGATTTTGGAAAGTGATATTTTGTTCGAGAAGTTAGCGAAGTACAGTCAGCCTGTACCTGCTTCAGATCGCAAAGAAATCAACTGGAACGAAGATCTGATGAACCAAGTCGGACGTGTCCAAGCACAGATTGCTGTGATTGAAGAAGAGTTAGTATTTGAAAGTGCATTATTCACACTGGATGATTATCAGCTCAAAATTGTAGAAGAACATCTAGAAATGATTCAGATCGCATTGAATCTTTGTCGCAAACAAGATCAGTTGATCTCATGGGTCACAGGAGAAGAAGCCGATCTTACACTGGTGATTATGCCGAAAAAGGTAAAAGAAATTCTGAACGAGAAAGTATTTGCTAAAAAAATGCCTGTTATTTTCTCTTCAGCAACGTTATCGGTCGAAGGTTCATTTGATTATATTGCGCATAGTCTGGGAATCGATAAATATCTTGCTTTCTCAGTAGCTTCTCCTTACGATTACAAAGAACAAATGCAAGCGAATCTAATGCCTGTATTGCCAGGTGTGACGACTACATCAGGTGCTTCTTTGGGATTGTTGGATCTCAATGCTGTCAATGTACAGTCTGAAAGAGTACTTGGATTGTTGGATCAATCGGGTGGACGTGCTCTTATCTTATTCTCTTCTGTTGAGGAATTAGCTGCGTTCCGTCAAAGTACACAAAACTTTACAGGATATGCTAAATATCGCATGTTATATGAAGGATCTGCCGAAATCAGTCATTTGATCTCTGCTTTCCAACAAGATGAGACTAGCGTATTATGTGCAGTTACGTTATGGGAAGGATTAGATATTCCGGGACCTTCGTTGTCCAATGTGATTGTCTGGTCATTGCCATTCCCTTCGAACGATCCATTATTTGCTTCACGCCGCGCGGAAGCAGTAAATGCTTTTGAAGAAGTCGATATGCCTTACATGCTACTTCGTCTCCGTCAAGGCATGGGACGCTTAATCCGTTCACGCGAAGATAGTGGAAGTGTATCCATCTTCGGTCGAGAATTGGATCAACCGGATGTTCGTCAAGCGGTTGAGCAGTTGTTACCTTGA
- a CDS encoding DL-endopeptidase inhibitor IseA family protein → MKKVNKLAIGTWALTALVTASLYSAHSVQAASATSTLPAASTSKAMTSTTTTATTPAVSYYTKDGVWTGVKKLNHDSVTPLIVEAEKRYVYTSTGGKTSTTDSTFSLNNKTYRYLSTDINTHAKLLAYLTETYTKQASEAYIQKYVIENNGKLAQVVSNEDSKLEFNRSTAKMISMTDTTRVYRLTVPYVKDAQPVERMLVKFELVDGLWKINTSPSALF, encoded by the coding sequence ATGAAAAAAGTAAATAAATTGGCAATCGGCACATGGGCACTTACCGCATTGGTAACGGCATCTTTATATTCAGCACATTCTGTACAAGCAGCATCTGCAACTTCAACATTACCTGCGGCTAGTACATCCAAAGCGATGACATCTACAACAACGACTGCAACGACACCAGCAGTTTCCTATTATACAAAAGATGGCGTATGGACTGGAGTGAAAAAGTTAAACCATGATAGTGTAACTCCACTTATCGTTGAAGCTGAAAAAAGATACGTATACACTTCTACAGGTGGCAAAACATCTACAACTGATAGTACTTTTTCTTTAAATAACAAAACATATCGTTACTTATCTACAGATATCAATACACATGCTAAATTATTAGCGTATTTGACAGAAACATATACCAAACAAGCAAGCGAAGCTTATATTCAAAAATATGTAATCGAGAACAACGGCAAGCTGGCACAAGTGGTGTCGAATGAAGACAGCAAGTTAGAATTCAATCGTTCTACTGCTAAAATGATCAGCATGACAGATACCACTCGTGTATATCGCTTAACGGTTCCTTATGTTAAAGATGCACAACCTGTCGAACGTATGCTTGTGAAATTTGAATTAGTTGATGGCTTGTGGAAAATCAATACTTCGCCAAGTGCATTGTTTTAA
- a CDS encoding AraC family transcriptional regulator produces the protein MTSSPRSFEMFQHPFPIETPISFQLVTVKGSFQEHAHEFYEIIYISEGKGTLFIHKDSLQIEEGDLFFIPIGIPHLLKSESATPAVPLQMMTCMFQTELLAPQNSPKNELEREFDAIAQFFRQSEEWLRYKDQGGEFARIMYSMNFAVNSQSPGYHYKLYICLLDLLNTMYRLKQFSLLSKPDKLVDPVAFAIEYIQVHYRNPLKMEEFCQWLSISPRHLQRKFKETTGYTYTRMLQQVRVQKSCELLINTDWSIQQIADEVGIHDMKYFYRLFKTSCGLTPLHFRQQNIRTK, from the coding sequence ATGACATCATCGCCTCGATCATTTGAAATGTTTCAACATCCTTTTCCAATCGAAACCCCCATTTCTTTCCAACTGGTTACGGTAAAAGGTTCTTTTCAAGAACATGCTCATGAATTTTATGAAATTATCTATATAAGTGAAGGCAAAGGAACGTTATTTATTCATAAAGATTCATTACAGATTGAAGAAGGAGACTTGTTTTTTATTCCGATCGGGATCCCTCATTTACTCAAATCCGAATCTGCTACACCTGCTGTTCCTTTGCAAATGATGACCTGTATGTTCCAAACAGAGTTGTTAGCTCCTCAAAACTCACCAAAAAACGAATTAGAACGTGAATTTGACGCAATAGCCCAATTTTTTCGTCAAAGTGAAGAGTGGTTACGGTATAAAGATCAAGGTGGCGAATTTGCTAGAATAATGTATAGTATGAATTTTGCTGTTAATTCGCAGTCTCCTGGCTACCATTACAAATTATATATTTGCTTGCTTGATTTACTGAATACCATGTACCGACTCAAGCAATTCAGTCTGCTATCCAAACCGGATAAATTAGTGGATCCTGTAGCTTTTGCGATCGAATATATTCAAGTACATTATCGTAACCCCCTCAAAATGGAAGAGTTCTGCCAATGGTTATCGATCAGCCCTCGTCATCTACAGCGTAAATTTAAAGAAACAACCGGTTATACGTATACCCGGATGTTGCAACAAGTTCGTGTACAAAAAAGTTGCGAATTGTTAATCAACACTGATTGGAGTATTCAGCAGATTGCAGACGAAGTAGGAATTCACGATATGAAGTACTTTTACCGACTATTCAAAACAAGCTGTGGTCTAACTCCTCTTCATTTCCGTCAACAAAATATTCGTACCAAATAA